In Juglans microcarpa x Juglans regia isolate MS1-56 chromosome 8D, Jm3101_v1.0, whole genome shotgun sequence, the following are encoded in one genomic region:
- the LOC121242393 gene encoding uncharacterized protein LOC121242393 yields the protein MTENTKLTQLQEGLNTLKKTSETQFKSIEAEMQGLRQQMTAMLLELQKNNNSQDKGDSSAGNQFNHEQPLIGGEVQTRSIRLAFPAFDGTDPNGWIYRVNQFFLFHNTLPQHRLRLVSFHMEGKALTWFQDLDESGMLADWETFIKALLIRFGPNCYDDPMQAFTRLKQTGSVKEYKTQFETLSNRFRGLSDHYKLSCFLSGLKDEFWLTVRMFHPHNLITAYSLAKIQEENIALNKKTNCWNPPNPPYSTEPGLLKLSKNTLPVQRINQLQMKDRREKGLCYYCGAKWQPDHRCQKPKLYLIEEICDNPEEVKGQKGEDKLKEVVDYIVTLEPSNYNPEISLHAIMGAANSRTMRVMATIGACVLVVLIDTCSTHNFLDPGALCKTKLHCDSKAKVVVKVANGAVVESEGMISNMSLSIQGSLFDTGAYILSLAGCDMVLGVSWLQTLGTVHWNFQHLHMQFTHAGKEVLLKGLDNPKVMQEGTLPGSSSKENRGVLLQFMEETIPKPTQPICPEIQNLLQHFQDIFSKPKTLPPRRSHDHSIILQPDTKPISADGSWRLCVDYRALNSVTVKDKYPIPVVDELLDELNGSTVFSRLDLRFGYHQIRVNPADIPKTAFLYSRDMEQYLQHLRITLETLRQHELFAKLSKCSFGSPEVSYLGHFISAQGVKVDPEKLKAMEDWPRPTSLKALRGFLGLIGYYRHFIRGYGGVVAALTCLLKKDGFKWNPEAEEAFLKLKQAIMNPPVLALPDFSQPFTIECDASGKAVGVVLLQKGHPIAFYSQALKARALNMSTYEKELLALVSAMQKWRHYLLGSRFTVKTDHQSLKFLLD from the exons ATGACTGAGAACACTAAGCTCACTCAGTTACAAGAGGGATTGAATACACTCAAAAAAACTTCCGAAACTCAATTTAAATCCATCGAAGCAGAGATGCAGGGTCTCAGGCAACAAATGACAGCAATGCTTCTGGAACTGCAAAAGAACAACAATAGTCAGGACAAGGGAGACTCATCAGCGGGCAATCAGTTTAACCATGAACAACCATTAATTGGAGGTGAGGTCCAGACAAGGTCCATCAGGTTAGCCTTTCCAGCCTTTGATGGTACCGATCCCAATGGGTGGATCTATAGggtaaatcaattttttctattcCATAATACTTTACCCCAACATCGACTACGCCTAGTCTCCTTCCATATGGAAGGAAAAGCACTCACCTGGTTCCAAGATCTTGATGAATCTGGAATGTTGGCTGATTGGGAGACCTTTATTAAAGCACTACTTATTCGATTTGGTCCTAATTGCTATGATGACCCTATGCAGGCTTTTACCAGGCTTAAACAAACTGGGTCTGTAAAAGAGTATAAAACACAGTTTGAAACTCTCTCTAATCGATTTAGGGGTCTTTCGGATCATTATAAGTTAAGTTGTTTTTTAAGTGGCCTTAAAGATGAATTCTGGCTCACTGTCCGAATGTTTCACCCTCACAACTTGATCACAGCCTATAGCCTAGCAAAAATCCAAGAAGAAAACATAGCCTTGAACAAAAAAACCAACTGCTGGAACCCTCCCAACCCTCCCTATTCTACTGAACCCGGGTTGTTAAAACTGTCCAAAAACACTCTACCAGTCCAACGCATTAACCAACTCCAAATGAAAGATCGTCGGGAAAAGGGTTTGTGTTATTATTGTGGGGCTAAATGGCAACCGGACCATCGTTGTCAAAAACCCAAACTCTATTTGATTGAGGAGATTTGTGACAATCCAGAAGAGGTTAAGGGGCAAAAAGGGGAGGACAAACTTAAGGAAGTTGTGGATTACATAGTCACCTTAGAACCTTCTAATTACAACCCTGAGATTTCATTACATGCTATAATGGGGGCTGCCAACTCGAGAACCATGAGGGTCATGGCCACTATcggtgcttgtgttttggttgtTTTGATTGATACATGTAGCACACATAATTTCCTAGATCCGGGAGCCTTATGCAAGACTAAATTGCATTGTGACAGTAAAGCCAAAGTAGTAGTGAAAGTGGCAAATGGGGCTGTGGTGGAGAGTGAGGGCATGATTTCTAACATGTCTCTATCTATACAAGGTAGTCTATTTGATACGGGGGCTTACATTCTTAGCCTTGCTGGCTGTGACATGGTTTTGGGAGTCTCTTGGCTCCAGACATTGGGTACGGTTCATTGGAATTTTCAACACTTACACATGCAATTTACACATGCAGGGAAGGAAGTCTTACTTAAGGGTCTTGACAACCCAAAAGTCATGCAGGAGGGTACATTACCTGGCAGTTCCAGCAAGGAAAATAGAGGGGTTTTGTTGCAGTTTATGGAAGAAACCATACCCAAGCCGACCCAGCCCATTTGCCCAGAAATTCAGAACCTTCTCCAGCACTTCCAAGATATCTTCTCCAAGCCAAAAACACTTCCTCCACGTAGATCCCACGACCATTCCATCATCCTACAACCAGACACTAAACCAATTTCA GCGGATGGGTCCTGGAGGCTATGTGTGGATTACCGGGCCCTAAATAGTGTCACGGTTAAGGATAAATATCCTATACCGGTTGTGGACGAGCTGTTGGATGAGCTGAATGGCTCGACAGTGTTTTCCAGACTCGATCTCAGATTTGGATACCACCAGATCAGGGTCAATCCTGCAGATATTCCTAAGACGGCCTTTC TTTATAGCAGGGATATGGAGCAATACCTACAACATCTCAGGATTACTCTTGAGACATTAAGGCAGCACGAGTTATTTGCCAAGTTGTCTAAATGCAGTTTTGGTAGCCCTGAGGTCTCATACTTGGGGCATTTCATTTCAGCCCAAGGAGTTAAGGTTGACCCGGAAAAGCTTAAAGCCATGGAAGATTGGCCAAGGCCTACCTCTCTTAAAGCTCTTCGAGGCTTTCTTGGACTGATTGGCTATTACAGACATTTTATACGGGGGTATGGCGGAGTGGTGGCTGCCTTGACTTGTTTACTGAAGAAAGATGGCTTCAAATGGAACCCAGAGGCTGAGGAAGCATTTCTTAAGCTCAAACAAGCTATTATGAACCCACCGGTATTGGCCCTCCCAGATTTTTCCCAGCCATTTACCATAGAGTGTGACGCCTCGGGGAAGGCTGTGGGGGTTGTTCTTTTACAAAAAGGGCATCCTATTGCTTTTTACAGTCAAGCTCTAAAGGCGAGGGCCTTGAATATGTCTACGTATGAGAAGGAGCTACTGGCTTTGGTTTCAGCTATGCAAAAATGGCGACATTACCTACTGGGGTCTCGGTTCACAGTTAAAACAGACCATCAAAGTCTGAAATTCTTACTAGATTAG